GGGCGAAACAGGAACCAATGGCAGAGCGATTAAAGACTACGCAGATGCGGGATAAGGATGGCGGCGCCAAGGACACGCCGAAATCGCGTCGCACGCGCATTCAGATTCTGGAAACGGCCATGCGTCTCTTTGCCGAGCTGGGTTATGACCGCGCCGGCAATGCCGCCATCGCAGAAGCCTGCGGCCTGACGCGCGGCGCCATGCTCTATCATTTCCCGACGCGCGAAGACCTGGTCGAAGCGGCTGCCTGGCATATCCATGCCGCGCGCGAAGCCGCGTTCGAAGCCGAGGCCAAGAAGCTGAAACCCGGACAGGACGCGCTAGATGGCGCCATCGACGCCTATTGGCGCCTGCTCGATTCCGTGCCCTTTGCCGCCTTCCTGGCGCTGGAGCGCGCCGGTCGGCAGGATGCCGATGTTGCCAAGGCCATCAAGCCGGCCCAGGAAGCCTTCGATAACGCCGCCATGGGCCGCGCCACGCCGGGCTTCATCATGGCCGGCAATGATGCCCGCTTCCAGGCCAGCCGCGACCTGGCCCGCTTTGCCCTCGACGGGATGCACCGCGCCGCCCTGACCTATGAAAACGAGGCGCGGATCGAGAATGTGCTGACCGTGATCAAGCGCGCGATCCACATGCTCAACCGCAAGGGCGATGTCACCGATCTGTGGGGCGAATAGTCCGCACCGGAAAATTATAATCGGCGTTCATATGCCCCACCGCTTTCCAATTCATGAAGGCGTAGGGTCCGGACTTCACCATATATTGGGAGCCAGACACCATGAGCACAACCGACGCCATTACCCTGCTGAAAGCCGATCACCGCGCGGTCAAGGACCTGTTCGATCAATTCAAAGAGGCCGAGACCAAACGCGAAAAGGCGAAACTCGCCACCCAGGCCATGACCGAGTTGAAGATTCACACCCAGATCGAGGAGGAACTCTTCTATCCGGCCGTGCGCAAGGCGCTGAACAAGGCCATCGGCAAGGCAGAGGCGACCAGCCTGATGGATGAAGCCGATGAGGAACATCATGTCGCCAAGCTGCTGATCGCCGAACTGGGCACCATGAAGGCCTCCGACGATCACTGGGAAGCCAAGTTCACTGTCCTGTCCGAAAACGTCCTGCACCATGTGAAGGAAGAGGAAGGCGAGATGTTCCCGCAGGCGCGCAAGCTGGATATCGATTATAACGCCCTGGGCGCCGAAATGGCGGCGCGCAAGGAAGAACTTAAGGCGGAAGGCGTCCCCACCTTTGCCGAGCAGACCCTGATCGCCGAATACGGCATTGCCGATTCCCCGGCTGAAATGACGCGTATGCACTGACGATGATTATACGCGCCCCGACCCCGAGGGCCTTGACCCATTGGGTTCGGGGCGCGCATAAGCGCGGCAGTCCTGTCACTGCCGAGTGTTTACCATGCGTCACGTCCTGCGTTCCAAGATCCACAACGCCTATGTCACCGAAGCCAACCTCGCCTATATCGGCTCCATCACCATAGATGAAGCCCTGATGGAGGCAGCCGGTCTGTGGGAAGGGGAGCGCGTGCTGGTGGTGTCCAATACCTCCGGTCACCGGCTGGAGACCTATGTCATCCGTGGAGAGCGCGATTCCGGCGTCATCGCCATGAACGGGGCAGCGGCGCACCTGATCAATGAGTCGGAACAGATCATCATCATGGGGTTCGAACTGACGAATGAGCCGATTATCCCCAATGTCGTGCTCGTCGACCGGCACAATAAACTTGACCGCTATCTCTCCGAAACGCCCGCCACGATTCTTACACAGGAATCGTGATTGAGGCGAAAAAAGTGTTAAGCCTTCGCAAGCCCTTGAGCGGTATGGAAAAAGCCGAAATTTAACCCTTCATTAACGAAAAAGTTCGCCAAAACATCGACTTGATCCTTGACGAAAACTCTGGCCTATGGCCCCTTATATAGACGGGCGGGCCGACGCAGACACTAGATATAGTTGTTAACGTCTCCCATATGGGTAGCTCCGGGTCCGGAGCGATTTCGAGATTTCAAGGGTAGAGTGACAATGT
This sequence is a window from Asticcacaulis sp.. Protein-coding genes within it:
- a CDS encoding aspartate 1-decarboxylase, with the protein product MRHVLRSKIHNAYVTEANLAYIGSITIDEALMEAAGLWEGERVLVVSNTSGHRLETYVIRGERDSGVIAMNGAAAHLINESEQIIIMGFELTNEPIIPNVVLVDRHNKLDRYLSETPATILTQES
- a CDS encoding hemerythrin domain-containing protein, which encodes MSTTDAITLLKADHRAVKDLFDQFKEAETKREKAKLATQAMTELKIHTQIEEELFYPAVRKALNKAIGKAEATSLMDEADEEHHVAKLLIAELGTMKASDDHWEAKFTVLSENVLHHVKEEEGEMFPQARKLDIDYNALGAEMAARKEELKAEGVPTFAEQTLIAEYGIADSPAEMTRMH
- a CDS encoding TetR/AcrR family transcriptional regulator, producing MRDKDGGAKDTPKSRRTRIQILETAMRLFAELGYDRAGNAAIAEACGLTRGAMLYHFPTREDLVEAAAWHIHAAREAAFEAEAKKLKPGQDALDGAIDAYWRLLDSVPFAAFLALERAGRQDADVAKAIKPAQEAFDNAAMGRATPGFIMAGNDARFQASRDLARFALDGMHRAALTYENEARIENVLTVIKRAIHMLNRKGDVTDLWGE